One Fictibacillus halophilus genomic window, ATTATCCAAATAATCGTGTTCTGTTAAGTGCGTTTCCTGGATCGATGAGATATGCGGGTCCTCGTGAGGCGATCTTCCATTCCATCATAAGAAAAAATTATGGATGCAGCCATATTATAATAGGAAGAGATCATGCCGGCGTCGGAAATTTTTATGACCCTTATGATGCGCAGCATATATTTGCAGAGTTTAAAAAAGAGGAGATAGGAATAACCCCAATATTCTTTGAGAATAGTTTTTATTGCACGAAATGTGGAGCTATGGCCACTATCAAAACATGTCCCCATGACGAAAAGGACAGACTTACTTTATCAGGAACAAGAGTAAGAGAAATGCTTAAAAATAACGAGGCGATTCCAACTAATTTTAGCAGGAGTGAAGTCATTACAATATTACGGGATTATTATGCTATATAAAACGTTATGGAGGCTAAACAATTGAGTCAAGAAGATAAAAATATTACATGGCAACAGCATAATGTGACCAAGGAAATGAGGCAGAAACTTCATGGTCATAAGAGCTTTGTGCTTTGGTTTACAGGTCTATCTGGTTCTGGAAAATCAACAATAGCTTCCGAAGTCGAGAAAATGTTATACAAAAGGAATCACAGTACTATGTTACTTGATGGAGATAATGTTAGACACGGATTAAATAAAGATCTTTCTTTCTCTAAAGATGCAAGAACGGAGAACATCAGAAGAATTGGAGAAGTAACCAAGTTATTTGTTGAAAGTGGCACCATTGTTTTAGTTGCAGCTATTTCTCCTATTGCTGCAGATCGAGATGCAGTTAGAAGTTTATTGTCTAAGGAAGAATTTGTTGAGGTCTATATAGATTGCAGTCTTATAGAATGTGAAAAACGAGATCCAAAAGGACTTTATAAAAAGGTGAGAGAAGGATTGATCACGAATTTTACAGGTATTTCTGATCCTTATGAAGCACCTGTTTCTCCTGAGATCATTGTAAAAACAGACCTTCTTGGAGTAAATGAATGTGCAGAACAAGTCATTAATTACTTGGTGTCCAAAAAATATATCTCTTAAAGGAAAAGCTGCACCCTGAGGGTGTCAGCTTTTTAGTTAGATTTATTAGGTTTCCACGTTACTTTGCCACATGAACCGCAGCCTTTTTTTACAGGGGGATTAATTAAAGACTGATTCTTTCCTGCGTTGTTCAATCTCTTTGTTTTGATTTCAGCATAAAGCTTTTGTAAATCTTCTTTATTCACTTCTGATCTCTCCTCTTAATTGAATATCTTGGCGCAATGCCATTATATTCTTAATCGGAGGACGGGGTGTTCTTATTCGGCTGAAATGGACGAATGACGGAAGTTTTCTTTGAATCAGAAGCATTCCTATTAAAAGGTTGAATCGTTTTTTCCGTTGGACGGTTGGGTTTGAAAGGGCTGATTGGACTTGCATGTCTTGATAATATTTTGCTGTGCTCATAAGGTTTTGGAATTTGGTCTGTAATGAGCGAACCAGCTGATGAAAAAGGTCGAATTTGCGGAACAGTCGCTTTTGGAGCATCTAACCTTTTATTAACAGGCTTCTGTTCGGTTGCTTCATAAAAGAGATCTTCTTTCTTATTTTGTACAGGAGAAGAAGTTGGTGGCTTCTGTTTAACTTCTGCATTTGGTCTCTCTTCAACTGTGTCTATTATTGGGATTTGAACGGCTGCAAAATATGAATTAATAGGCTTTAAGATTTTGCTTGCACATGAAAAGAATGTTGCTTCTGATACAGATGAAAGAGATTCAAATGAAACACGTAAAAAGGTTTGGATGACTAAATAACTAATCCACTCTACGATCTGCTCTTCATAGGAGGGCTGAACTGCTAAGAAGAGAGGTCCATCTTTTCTTTTTAATGTTATCCCTTTGTGTATTCCGGCTTGAACGGGCAACCTGAAAGTAGGTGAAGGATTTAAATAGTACAGTTGTTTTTCAGGTGTATTCAGTGCTAGTGGCATAGGATGACCGCTATGGAAATCTACATAAAAACGATGGTCACATTTCACGTGATCATCTGTTGTAATTCTAATTCCTGTATGACTTAAATGCTGATCTAGTTCTTTAACTTTCTTTTGTGATAGCCCTTGTATACCAAACATAAATGTAGAAAGAGCTCCTGTAATGGTTTCTCCGTCGTCTGAGATCTGTAGTCCCCAATAAGGCAATAAAAGACATAAAGCCTCATATTCTATAGATGATAACTCACATACCTTCTGATTCTCATACCAGATTGGTCTCATGATAGCTTCCTCCTTAACGCTTATCTATAAAAATAGGCTTTCGTTCTTGTGTCATAACCCACTCTATTTCCATAGTATGTATGGAATCTTCAGATCATGATGAGGAAAGGAAGGGAAACAATGGGAAATAATCATAAACACTTGCAGGATGAGTGTATCCGCGTTCAGAAAGTTTACGACTGGGTGACTGATACACTAAACGTAAGAAAGACCGTTTCTTTTACTCCTGAACAAATCGCAGCTATAGAAGAAGCATTGGATGATCCTTCACGCAGACCGTTAAGATTGGTTACGAAAGTACCTAAAACTCCTCCAGCATTTCCGCTAACAGGTGAAACTAACGAAGCATGCCCTGAATTATATCTATGCGAGCAAGTTGGAGATAAGAGAGATGTAACAGTAGCACTTAACGGGGGATTTGCTGAAGCGCAGCTTGTAGAGCTACTTTTTACAACGGACATTAAAGTTCAAGTTGTAGACCGTAACGGAGTAATCGTTGTAGAGCAGCTGGTTAACGCGTCAGTATTCGAATCTTTCGTCTTGTGTTATCCAGATGGAACAGACTTATACTGCCGTATTACTAAAATCTTTGCTCGCATCCCAACAGGGACTGTGTTGTTGAATAGTCCATCTCCAACTTCATTCGTAGTAGACATTACATTCTGTGTTGATATTCAAGTTGAGGCTGAAGTTAAATTAGAGGTACTAGCGAAGTTCTGCTCACCTCGTGAGAATGACCTAAATGCAGAGGAAAGCGAGGGAGAAATGTGTCCAGAGGTAGTGTTTCCACAACAATGCCCGGACATATATCCCAGGCCAGGCTGCCTGTGTAGATCACGAGGAACTGCTAGCGGATTAACGTGTGAAGAGGATGGAGCGACAGAAACTGGAAGAGCAACGATATCCGTTGAAATCTGTCCGAACTACAACCTGTCAGGAAGCAGATTTCAATTATCTCTAAATGATACAGGATATACAGCTACTGAATTCACACAAGATACACTCAGCTGTGATGAATATGCTGGTGGATTAAGATTAACTGTTTCAGGAAGAGGAACGATGGATGCTTCTGGAGAACAGTATAAGTTTAACCTAGCTATTGTTGAGACAGCAGATGGAAATCAATTTGAGGTAGAACTTATTGACAGAGCAGGAAAGAAAGTATTTACTACGGGTGTTGTAAAAGCAGATTCTGGAGAAATCGCTATCGAAAACTGCTACCAACATCAATAATTAATGGATCTGAAGAATAGAAATGACCTGGGGGCAATTGCCTGCAGGTCTTTCTTGTTCATGAAAAAATTGTGAACGAATAGTAATAGCTTACATACAATAGGGAAAGAGCCTAATTATGCAAGGGGGAAGATGCATGGGGACGAAGGATAAATTAAGTTATGAGCGGCTCGTTTCTAGAGTGGACTATTACAAAGATAAAGCACTTGATCTTGAGAAAAAGCTTGTATTTGCTGAAGAGACCATTGAAAGACTTGAAAATGAGACGAACAATGAACGATCCCTTAAAATAATTGAAGAGAACGAGAAAGAACTTCAAGAATTAAGAAAACAAGTTGAAGAACTCACAAGAAAATTAAAAAGGTTAGAAGAACATGAGATGGAAAAGAGAATGCAGAGTTACGAAGAATTGTTGAAAAGTATTCAAGATGAAATGAACGACAAAGATCAACAGATCGATCTGTATCAACAACGCATTAAAAGCATGGAAAAGAGGATCAACATTAACCGAACGTCTGAACCGGTCTTTGATGAGCTTGATGCTGATAGTAGTAAATCAGAACCACAGAAAAAAGAAGGCTTTAATAGTGCATGCTATTTCGATTATTCAGTAATTTTTACAAAAGGTAAGAAGGGCTTTATAAGAGGTTCGTTCTTTATCGAAAATACTGGAACAGAGACATTAGAGAATCCTTATATATGTTTTCGGTTCCAACCAGCTGAAGCTTGTGCTTTAAAAGGGAAGATCATATCATTGATCGCATCACCTTCACAGGAAGAAATGACCCAATCTATTTGGATGTACATGGATAATGAGTGGGCGGAAAAAGCAAAAGAACGGGGAGAGATGTGGATCTGTCCATTACGTGAAACCACGTTTAATAGTGGTGACAAACTTTCTTTGGATGATTTTCAAATTCCGTTTAAGAGTGGTATCGATGAAAATATTACGGTAGAAGCGTTCGTTTATTTTCATAAACAAAACTATCGAACAAAAGCAGTTAACCATATAGCTATTAACTTTTAGTGAGACAGCCTATAACCAACTCGTCAGACTTGCATATGATGTACTATACGAGGAGGTTGTAACATGGA contains:
- the cysC gene encoding adenylyl-sulfate kinase, which encodes MSQEDKNITWQQHNVTKEMRQKLHGHKSFVLWFTGLSGSGKSTIASEVEKMLYKRNHSTMLLDGDNVRHGLNKDLSFSKDARTENIRRIGEVTKLFVESGTIVLVAAISPIAADRDAVRSLLSKEEFVEVYIDCSLIECEKRDPKGLYKKVREGLITNFTGISDPYEAPVSPEIIVKTDLLGVNECAEQVINYLVSKKYIS